The Haliotis asinina isolate JCU_RB_2024 chromosome 3, JCU_Hal_asi_v2, whole genome shotgun sequence genome segment AGCAGTTACTTGGTATATAATATTCATACGCCCTGTCCATTGATGTGTCCATCCATTGATGTGTccatcgattgatgtgtcaatgcgAAGAGGTGAGATAAATTTATAAATAGTATCATGTGATGTAAAACTGGTAATGATGAGCCTTGCTGACTACGCAAATATCATCATAATCCTCTTGGCTGCATTATTAATCTTACTTTATAGTTTTGAACACAGGTTAATCTATGGTACTACCCAGTTTGTGCAGCGCGTCATGGGAAGTGAAAAGTGGAACATTCGCTGGAATAGGCCCATGTACAGACTAAGACGGATTCAAGCCAACATATCCGAACTTGTCTTCTTTCTAAAAATCaatgaaagtatatatttacacCATTGCATTTTACGTTCCTTTTGGCActaatttgaaggaattgcatctcaaatgtaaacaaacgcagcccactcgcgaaacaattgcagcgataccggtaatttagcggtaataacagaaatacatcggccatatcggaagcaatgtcggtaatactggaaacacgatcggccatcttcggagatttttcggtcgcgagcgaaaactcacgcagcaaaacatggcgtcgttggaagaagcgcccgtctcggtgagatttgtttttagtttctactattacatttttatacttatccatctttgatcacccgtgttgaatgcgtttaggtatgaggtgttgtcggggcaatagcttatgtttttaggaaaagatagtcactctaggagagtatcacaagtcatgcccctgtagtttgtttacatctgaacatcgaagtcatgccgatgattacgaacgtgcgccagatataacatcatttttttgtaaaatgtgtttaaatttgtcaattgcacttcgtagcaagaaaaattatggctcataaacttcttcatggcgcacgttcatgatgttcgtaatcatcggcacgacttcgatgttcagttgtaaacaatctccaggggcatgacttgtgacactcttctgcagtgacaatcttttcctaaaaacataagctattgccccgacaacacctcatacctaaacgcattcaacgcgggtggtcaaagatggataagtatgaaaatgtaatagtaggaactaaaaacaaatctcaccgagacgggcgcttcttccaacgacgccatgttttgctgcgtgagtttctgctcgcgaccgaaaaatctccgaagatggccgatcgtgtttccagtattaccgacattgcttccgatagggccgatgtgtttctgttattaccgctaaattaccgatatcgctgcaattgtttcgcgagtgggctgcgtttgtttacatttgagatgcaattccttcaaatttgctgtaattccttcaattacttagggggccCTGTAATAGGATTGTCAAGGAGAATCTACACAACCTTGGGAAAGTTCGTTGTGGGTTAGACTGTTCAGTTTCGGTGACGTCTGTGGTCTCTTTGTACCTCAGTACACAGTCCATATACGATCCTGTAGGTTCAGTGACGATCTAAGGCCTGAATTTGGTACCCAGATGAAGCTGATACAGCTGATATGGTACGCTTTTCGAATAATAATGTATTAAATGTAAGGTCCAGGGGTaaaacagaccttcagcaacgcatgcttgggcgactatgcttgtaagaggcgactaacgggatcgggtgttcagattgctgacttggttgacacatgtcatctgtccccaattgcgcagatcgatgctcctgttcttggtcactggattgtctggtccagactcgattacttacagaccgccgccatatagctggaatattgctgagtgcggcggaaaactaaattcactcactcactcactcaatatcatCTACATCAAGTTTACACAAAAGAAAGGAAATCAGTCATTATGGACATAACAGAGCTCCAAGCTGCTGTCTCTCGTCTTACACATCGTCAGTGATGAGACGCCATGTTTAACACTAGTGACGGCCTTGAAACAGCCACTCCTAACAACTTTTTTTTCGCCTTTTCTAAACAGAGCACCTCCGAATTGATCTCTAAGCTTCTCACTGTAGTTTTGAAGGATAGCAAAACGAGGGCTCCATCCATGATTCTTTtgtcatgtgtatattttcaagACGTCTGAGCCAAACACAGACTTTTGTCCACAGGAAGGACTTCATTTGGTGTATGAATATCAGAAATACTTCATACGAGAACTCTAATTATGTTTAAATCCAACAATACTGACCGTACAATAGCTATTTAAAGTAATATTTTTGTTTAGCTGTGGTAAGTTCAAAGCCAGAATGACTTTAAAGAATATCTCAAGCTGAAAATTGCGTGGAGAGTCCTATCGTGGTTTAGAGATTGCAATGTCCACCAGTTGTGGCACTGTGAGTAAAATGTCTATAGATCATCCCCGCCCCCCACAAGTCAATACTAATATACTGATGGCCTCCGAAGTCCACACCGCCGTCACAACCTGACTATCATTTGACAAACCTTAATATGCACTCCATATGTAAGCGTTAATGCTTCCAGCTGCACCTCTGTAACACAGAGATGTGTACACATTTATATTATTCCTAAGCGACTAAAAAGGAAGAAATGTGTCCGATTGTAATGTAACAGTTATAACCAAATATGTTCAGACATCAAGGGCACTATGAACTGTTACGAAGAATGCCGAATGCATTGATGGAATGTATTCATTCTTTAGCTGTATCGTTTTAAAAGTTTGTGGATCGCGGAAATTATTATGCTAGCTCGATTGACGTCATGGAGCGGTACTTATGATGTACGTACAATGCCATGCCTCGCATTGAAATAAATAGCCGCAGATCACTAATACAACCATTgtcaaattttatttttataaaatgtcaagtAAAACTTAAAACTTAAACTTTTTTACTTGAATTTTTTATCCAGCACTCCAGAAGTATTGTAATTTATGTTAAAATTGTGTGCAAGTGGGTGGAATAGTAGAAAAGTCTTTCTCGAGAATGAAGAGATGTATATGTTTTCCATTTTCCAGAATGTTCATCTATTGATTTCGCCTTGCACTCGTACCATGTCACGTGGTATTTCCATTATATCTGCTGCATATGCCATCCTTGGTTGTTTGACCATCAGTCGTGTATTTGAAAAATCTTCAACCGCCTGTTGTCGGCAGTTGTGTATCCAGTGATCCTCTGTGAACACTTGATCATGAAAGCTGTGTGCTCGGGGATGTTCAGGGAACTGTTCCTGTTCTCGGCAGTTGTATTGTCAGATGTTGCATTGTCCATATCAAGCATGAAGGAATGCATAGAACAAAAGGCACAGAAGGAGAGTTTTGTTGTTATCAAGAACATTGGCATCAAAATGTGCGAAACGAGATGTATTGAAACTGGTGGTTGCTTGAGATTCGAATTCGATATTGCGACTTTAACTTGTCGTCTTAGACTCGGTGATTCGAATGGACTTAAGAAGAAGGAAGGATTCAAAGCTCATCTGAAGACACATTCAGACGTAAGTTGGAGTATCTGTTAGTATGTAATCCTATCAAAATGACTAGGTgattgtatgattttgtttgaattcCAATTTGGGTTTTTGTTAAGCTTAGATGCAAATGACAATAATtataacacaattatcatttattcatatcatacacatgtaatatacattgctgattgtgaataaaaaacaaaaacagacaacAAACGTATCAGTCACAAAGTGCAATGTTATGTATTTGTAGCAGCCGGGATACTGAACCCTGACTGGGTGGGCGTGAAGTCAAGTGTAACGGAAACTTTCGTTTGGTTGGTTCATTTGACGATACACACAGAGTGTGTGTATAGAGATTtgagttttgtaaatacacactAATTTTCTTTCGCTTTTGGTTCGATCCAATCATCAACTactgacatggtcaaatatggaaactgtcattcgtccaagtaccaAGCATCGGTTTCCGTCCGATCCTGTAGAAAAATGGATGTTGTTCGTTTGTAATCAACAGACATAATTTATCATATGTACAAGTACCACAACTGTCTGTCCGGAAATACATattgtgacagagacagaactgAGGAgcacgagccataaatcaatgtgttttgtttacagtgtatAGACTAattgcacatacatacatacatacacacacacacacacacacacacacacacacacacacacacacacacacacacacacacacacacacacatacatacattcatacatacatacatacaaacaaaatcgATCgatcgcagatcgatgctcatgttgttgatcactggatcgtcttgtccagactcgattatttacagaccgccgccatacagctggaatattgctgagtgcggtataaaactacctacctacctacctacctacctacctacctacctacctacacacacacacacacatacacacatacatacatacacacaagtccacaccgaaaggtatcaaaatctgcaaaattgtgttttgcgttgcatgtcTCATTTTAGCACAATCATTTATTGGACCATGCCCTGTGAATCTTCCAAATAATATGTGGACGTGAGGTAATTATATATCTGCAATATATGTACGTAACACGATAGAGAATGTTTTAAGTTCTGATTTGAAAGAAAAGTCAAATGGTAACTCTTATGACCAAGTGGAACAGCACCCATACCACTGAATGGACGTGTACAAGTTCGCAAAACCTGTGTCAATATACAGATCGAGTGAGATGATATTTACGTCTCTTTGGGCGATATTTCCTTCTTACAGAAAATAATATCACAATGGGTTGTGGTGacatatttaaaagaacaaatcatctgatagTTACCTACAGTTGAGGTGGATATTTTACGGACAAATCAagtccaaatcgtttccatggaaatcataaaAAACATAAATACCAAAAATCTGTCAATAGCACAAGACAGAAGTTCAAGGTCTGAATCCTAACTCTGCCAAGGTTTGCTAAAAGATAATAAAACGTTTTTGTGTTGtcctccggaaacgaagcccaccccaccctTTTGAGGCTAAGTCCAAACCGTTCCCATGGAAACCgaaaaaagtaagaaatgaCAAAAAGCTGTAAATAGAAAGACACCACCTTAGGTTCTGTTTGTTATATCTACCATTTTTGTTGAAAAGTATTTAACaggttttgagttatgctccggaagcAAAATTattacggacagacggacggacggacgaggcgtGGTATATATCCCGCCCGCATTACATACCAGGGGAACAAAATGGAAGCTTTTCAAACattggacatcgagaatatagTTAGGCCGAGTATGTTACCAAGTGAGAAAACAAGAAATGAGTTTCATGCATTGTCCCCACGTGGATTCGAAAGTCATATTTACTGTCGAcagtataaaatataaaatatataaaatcaaGACATGATCACAACTGAATGTTCTGTAAAGAGCTCACAACGATTTCATGGGAGGGGACATCCGTGGGCGCGCACAGTCATTCATGGTTCTTTCATATCTGTCTTAAGGTAATCCCGGGTCCATGCAGTACCACGTCATGCAGTCTCGGTGCTAGATGTTTGGAGAGCCGATATGGAAAGCCTGTCTGTGTGAAAGGTAACTGCCTCCCGAATACCTTCTGATTGGTTAGCATGTGCTTGTCTATTTTACCATGTTACAGACTCATTTAGAGAAGCATGGATATTGTATATCATGGGTACATGATAGGACAGGGCaattttatgatttattttctCTGGAACACATTTGGTCTAGAATATGAGCTCATAAGAAATATTTTCGATCCACGAATAGAAGTTTGTAGTTTGTAGAAGGGGTTTAACACAGGAGAGCTTTCTTCGCCTTTTCTCTTGATTATATTGGTGATTCATTTGTAATTATTCCGTCATTTCAGTATGCATTCAGCTACGTATAAACTTAATGGTCAGTATCGGTCCTCAAGAATGCGTAACCATAGATTACATAAGCAAAGCGAtgcttaaaggtcacgtgcaacagtgaataggttcgcgaagcttgaaacagtatgcatgccccgAGTATGAGGTGGTGAGCAgtatcttggttgtgtacacaaacaagtaaataatctactcgttacataaaaaagctggttgattgtggtgagcagcctctgtcacaaagaaagctcaatgtctggtttactgacacctatatgtctgcctgcctgtctgcctgtctgctaatgacagtatgcaatacacagcttcaatcattgatcaCATGCAAGTTGAAGCTAAcgcctatcaggctatacgccataaacaaaataaatttatttatgaCTCGtacacccgagtcctgtctctgccacattatgtaattaggcaggtgtgatacttgtactcatgacatgtttttatgtccgtgggttgcaaacaaactacatgtacatccaTTTTCTCGGATGAATGGGATCTGACgaaaactggtgcaaacttttgtcagtttcaggtcctgctttgtactttgaACGAATGGCaatttccagccacgcagtagttcaccatctcaactGAGATGAGTTTTGATTGGAACGAAcccaaattcagagaacatgcatttatatatacagagaacatctctatatacagtctttatggataacaacttcttctagtgtatatgattttgtttgacaaaggtatatgaatccatactgaaacggcgcatcaagtacaataaaggaagttgttatcaataaagaatcttactttcttgtgactctccatacatctaaaatgcccatcaaacacacCATCTTTCTGTATACACGATGAACCCTCAGCgtgtcagcaaatgaaccagccagtgggaagtcgtcgttacacttgagagcCCACCCACCCGCTACCattgggttcggtctcccgagggcttcgtttcgagggaagtaagcccaaatataaaatattgcacttttgaatcgcgattgtacgcttaatattttgtctatttgttttttttacaagcagcaatgtatattatatgtcatgaataagtgataattgtgttttatttatgtttgattttttggttccatgtgacctttaagcaatgCTGTATCCTCCCTTATTTTATGAAACTACAGGGGGAAGGACGTTCTATGCTTCGAGATCCCAAGAACAGAAAAGAGATAAGAGGAACCGCTATGGAGACAACTTACTTCATGAAGCCTGCAGAGAGGGTGACGTTAGTCAGGTGCGAGCAATCGTGTCTAAGGGTCAAGTCGACATTGACAGCAGAGAGGGAGAGTACGGGAGGACGCCAGTGATGTTGGCAGCACGAGGGGGACATAGAATTTTGTTTGAGTTTCTAAGAGAAAAAGGTTGTAATATGTCACTTCTTGATAATAAGGAGAACAACATTCTTCATATGGCCTGCTATGGAGGACATATTGCGATTGTGAAGTTTGTTCTCTCGCTTCACATTGtgaacatcaacagtagagaaCATTACGGTAGGACGTGTGTAATGATAGCAGCATACCGGGGGAGAATGGATGTTCTAAAATACATTGTCAGACGGGGAGGCGATGTGTCCCTATTGGATAAAACCGGTGACAACGTTCTTCATTTAGCCTGTAGAGGAGGACATGTGGAGATGGTGAAGTACATCATATCACAGGACACTGTGGACATAAACAGCAAAGGACGTGGTGGTAGAACAGTCTTGATGGTTGCAGCACGTTTAggatacagaaacatatttgaCTTATGTGAATGTGCAGGTTGTAACGTGTCTGCAGTTGATGCTAAAGGCAACAACATTCTTCATGTGGCCATACTTGGAGGTTACATTATGATGGTGAAGCATGTGCTCGCTAAGAGACTTGTGGATATCAATAGCAGGGGAATGCATGGGACGACACCGATCATGGTAGCAGCAATTGAGGGACAAAGGGAAGTGTTTGACTTAGTAATGAGTAAAGGAGGTGATCCATCACTTGTGGACAGgaatggtgacaacatcctACACTGGGTGTGTCGTGAAGGACACATAGAGATGGTGAAGTATGTCATCTCACTAAACATTGCTGATATCAACAGCATAGGATACTATGGAAAAACACCTATATTGTTAGCAGCAACCCACGGACATCTAGAGGTGTTTGACTTGGTAATGAGTAAAGGAGGTAATGCGTCACTTGTGGACAAgaatggtgacaacatcctACATCTCGCCAGTTGGCAAGGTCGTGCGATGATGGTGAAGCATATTCTTTCCAACACTATTGTTGATGTTAATGCTAAAGACAAGCTTGGAAACACAGCAGCAACGAtagcaaacaaaataaaacacaaggaaatatatgatctccttacattgtacGGCTAATGGGAGCATTAACTGCCCGATGTCATTTAAACATAGTGGAACGTGATGATCTATAAATGATAAACATTCATCTTActaatataatatattttgtcCCCAAAGTGAAAACATCCTCTTTTATAATAAATGGATTACAAGTAAATTCCACCAGTGTTCCACTAGTGGCTATCATGTAGCACTCTTACTTTCTATGCCAGAGGCATGATAAAAAGGCAACTACACTATCCCCATAGTCTATCATCCGTCTCCTAAACGATCACGAAACTGACCAAGTCGGCAATTTCTCACGTCATCGTTAAAGGAGACATCGATGAACTACAATTCCCAAACAGATCATACTGCATCTGACAACATATCACAAACACTAAACGATAGGGGCACAGAGGGTCCAAGGCGACAAACGCGTATTCCCTACCTCAGATCGTTTTTACCAAAAAGCAACATTTTAACACGAAACGGATATGAAAtactgtttttaaaaaataaaaagataaaaataaaaatacaatttaGAAACATATCGAAAAACACCCATGAAAGCAAGaacaaaaaaagacaaaacaacaacagccaGCAAGAACATAAAATAAAAGAGTCATGGAATGCAAACAAACACCATCTTCAAAAAGTACTCACCAAACCTTAAAAACAAACCACATCATATGTCCACTTGACAAAATCGACAATTGTTCACGCCCAAATTATAATCCCACCTCAATATAAATCAGTAAGACTTACACGAGTGGATTCAGACTGAGTTTATTTATTACCGCTATGTATACAGACGtgttaacaatgaaataaagctAACGATAAAACTAAAATAAGATGTGCAATTACTGTTTACTGATTAATTCCTTTCTTCATAAACAAAccttaaataaatatttccagAAAGAACGCAACACTTTAACATTAGTAATGGTAAGTAGTTGAAAAAGTTTAAATACTGATGGACATGTATATTAATACGGCTTAATATACATTATTCCATAGTTATGATAAATTTTTCAGTTTAATAGTAACTTTTCTATAAACTGTAGTTCATCTCCAATATT includes the following:
- the LOC137278851 gene encoding ankyrin repeat domain-containing protein 50-like, encoding MLYPPLFYETTGGRTFYASRSQEQKRDKRNRYGDNLLHEACREGDVSQVRAIVSKGQVDIDSREGEYGRTPVMLAARGGHRILFEFLREKGCNMSLLDNKENNILHMACYGGHIAIVKFVLSLHIVNINSREHYGRTCVMIAAYRGRMDVLKYIVRRGGDVSLLDKTGDNVLHLACRGGHVEMVKYIISQDTVDINSKGRGGRTVLMVAARLGYRNIFDLCECAGCNVSAVDAKGNNILHVAILGGYIMMVKHVLAKRLVDINSRGMHGTTPIMVAAIEGQREVFDLVMSKGGDPSLVDRNGDNILHWVCREGHIEMVKYVISLNIADINSIGYYGKTPILLAATHGHLEVFDLVMSKGGNASLVDKNGDNILHLASWQGRAMMVKHILSNTIVDVNAKDKLGNTAATIANKIKHKEIYDLLTLYG